In Drosophila simulans strain w501 chromosome X, Prin_Dsim_3.1, whole genome shotgun sequence, one DNA window encodes the following:
- the LOC27208139 gene encoding microtubule-associated protein futsch isoform X1, producing MSADSPRRHPSGVVGSGIGLGSGSGTGLGSGSAGGSKSGAAVPAIVPPQTVSDRSILDSAIGFINDVTLANQPVQDPKDTITWARFETCADVSDPRFGDDWELEGNAAPPLLLILGYGLGVQVWAIPANGEAVEVLSWRHGVVTALRVLPTPATAVALDENGRADEPVDAFAEKRPLVAFVDGGSAAASGLLAGSSGLGLGGGSGGVTTVGGSVGGVGGIGMSAAAQFSAVNFMSLKTGVQVKTIKFKNAVLDIQANRSAVVITFHERIAVFDARTLEDRLTITTCYPSPGINPNPIALGPRWLAYAEHKLLHSKRSGGGCDGEGVPSYTATVLNAAKSLSKGLREFGEQVAAGLTGTTAGSGASSKSSSFDSASGGPDAKQSGVVTIIDVKHPVKDYSPTSGTPLSSTAGSQGGGDPIVAHFVAHSEALVAMEFDSSGMLLLTADRRGHDFHVFRVQPHPVGPSLAAVHHLYVLHRGDTSAKVQHIAFSLDSRWAAVSTLRGTTHVFPITPYGGAMGVRTHTSLHVVNKLSRFHRSAGLGADGRSSSPISHSESTTFVQSLQPYHNPTLPPYPRPSVVQPLAQLRQPFTLGSPPGSAGLGGGVGGGGVMGSGVSSGGHGVGVGVGSNSQRQRQRLSSLSDDSGKPLSVCSIFAKSRSWLLEPPMATREQPHRVQRKAVDSLFVMAGHGALIQYDLDTKLASHVAKEKICDDTPIELEVEARAQWNLGRRKDGSQEIAPPLGLDNWLIKDRHASLLLDSAHQFDDQDERTESWLAQVEIITHAGPHRRLWMGPQFVFKNYNTPSGSNLNHVDAEAVEIGVTKTTTTTLPSTAASSALGLGTVGGKDRSSPLNMPLSAATSVGGAGIGSSAVTGRSGAGVPVLIESGSYSSIEQSPKLMDRFRHGHLDSDYGHGDTRLKEDLADAMRESPSTAAARRETTAATVDQAAPPCGDHLATGASPASADLLAAGAGGSASSNCDNACYYDALAEHESLNDLDEVVEDQHPDAETHLHSMDSISALASVLPNICSYSRVEKMVNPLGTVTDLNAGISGELQTDMLDEVVGQLAAEDTVIHENCDEALFRPVVAIFCSDPAERQKLLQKDQQTEEATASELEREQASCQPPVVLVNKLVVPVIAKEVDEVLVQKEKQKSQKQSHKAQQQQQQQQQQQKTLRSLAAAEDAAQAQKFAELSNLNKPKGNSNNNKTASQKSGSGTSEDEATTTITLAKSAKKAKNNKQKTSAKVSEKKPEQTNLDEKKVSVEKEENEERALPVVKETTNKEDSDAESDHADSLLANKSSIAAVMVSSASAQGLSLHVEMSAPDAEQDEDEEIEELEEEPPKTISKDNKKKQKPGDAVATMTIDKEKEKAKEKELKLKEKEREAKLQEKEKEERLKQKEREENLRMEREEKLKEEKIKEKEREEKLKEEKIKEKQREEKLKEEKLKEKEREERIKEKEREEKAKEKQREEKLREEKIKEKEREEKLKEKLRVEKENEKEEKLRKEREEKMKEKEREEKNKERERAEKIKEKEREEKLKKEKEEKLKEKEELLKKKEKEEKEREEKLKEKERQEKLKEKEREEKLKKETEERQREKEREEKLKEKERAEKLKDLEKEAKLKEKEEQLKEKEKEVKLKEKKEKDKVKEKEKSLESEKLLISATVSNPWRRVVEDAPPKLPAVQDYPSLGKKPTKASPETKRDEKLLPGLTTPPKEVNDTFEDFLSGLKPLEALPPLPALEPLEVKEDSKKETVSLINFESPLQETASIPRKISPPPRGFTEQNLILALCGSLHYENEQERIRETEAEVQPEVVTTPEPVYITLDTMVLQKSTSTSNNSSGSEEIVVMEEPVKKLSKKHKRLKQLQLQQQQQQREREPDDEELRPLISISMCDSQLDVPDIPVRAMPDDDEGVEEEPETEPEQSLPEDLLHFGSSGVATNATTTDSEGPVPATTSDDNVVYGSSSTTNAAPHKLKTKKLEHKINLIAAIEAATSSSTSSAEESSVETTVHPDPTGLGLGIGLQSHSPGAAVGAGSSTTGAATTASLPAAGGVTSVGLAVGVASPPSATKKKTKRRKR from the exons ATGTCCGCGGACTCGCCACGCCGTCATCCCTCTGGCGTGGTCGGTTCCGGCATTGGATTGGGCTCCGGATCCGGTACTGGCTTGGGCTCCGGCTCTGCCGGTGGCAGCAAATCGGGTGCCGCCGTGCCGGCCATTGTACCTCCGCAAACAGTGTCGGATCGATCGATCCTTGACTCGGCCATTGGTTTCATCAACGATGTGACGCTGGCCAATCAGCCGGTGCAAGATCCCAAGGACACGATCACCTGGGCCCGTTTCGAAACGTGTGCGGATGTAAGCGATCCACGTTTCGGTGATGACTGGGAACTGGAGGGAAATGCAGCGCCACCACTACTGCTGATTCTCGGCTACGGTCTGGGCGTCCAAGTGTGGGCCATACCAGCCAACGGCGAGGCGGTCGAGGTGCTATCCTGGCGTCACGGCGTCGTCACTGCGCTTCGTGTGCTGCCCACGCCGGCCACGGCTGTAGCTCTGGATGAGAATGGTCGCGCGGATGAGCCGGTCGATGCGTTTGCCGAGAAGCGTCCCCTGGTGGCGTTCGTCGACGGAGGCAGTGCAGCGGCCAGTGGTCTACTGGCTGGCAGCTCGGGATTGGGTCTGGGTGGCGGCAGCGGAGGAGTCACAACAGTTGGCGGATCGGTTGGAGGTGTCGGTGGCATCGGCATGTCGGCCGCTGCCCAATTCAGTGCCGTAAACTTCATGTCCCTGAAAACGGGTGTCCAGGTGAAGACGATCAAGTTCAAAAACGCCGTGCTGGACATCCAGGCCAATCGATCGGCGGTGGTCATCACGTTCCACGAACGGATAGCCGTCTTTGATGCCAGGACACTGGAGGACCGTCTCACTATTACCACCTGCTATCCCAGTCCGGG GATCAACCCCAATCCCATTGCTCTGGGACCGCGCTGGCTGGCGTATGCGGAGCATAAACTACTCCACTCCAAGCGCAGCGGCGGCGGATGCGATGGCGAGGGCGTTCCCAGCTACACGGCCACTGTTCTCAATGCGGCCAAATCCCTGAGCAAGGGACTGCGAGAGTTTGGGGAACAGGTGGCCGCCGGCCTAACGGGCACCACCGCCGGCAGCGGAGCCAGCTCCAAAAGCAGCAGCTTCGACTCGGCCAGCGGCGGTCCGGATGCCAAGCAGTCCGGTGTGGTCACCATCATCGATGTGAAG CATCCGGTGAAGGACTACAGCCCCACGTCGGGTACTCCGTTGAGCTCCACAGCTGGCTCACAGGGCGGCGGCGATCCCATCGTTGCTCACTTTGTGGCCCACAGCGAGGCTCTGGTGGCCATGGAGTTCGACAGCTCCGGTATGCTGCTTCTCACCGCCGATCGACGCGGTCATGATTTCCACGTGTTTCGCGTACAACCGCATCCTGTCGGTCCAAGCCTGGCTGCCGTGCACCACCTGTACGTGCTACATCGCGGCGACACTAGCGCCAAGGTGCAGCACATTGCCTTCTCGCTGGACTCGCGCTGGGCTGCCGTGTCCACGTTGCGCGGCACCACCCACGTCTTCCCAATCACGCCCTACGGCGGCGCCATGGGCGTACGCACGCACACCTCGCTGCATGTGGTCAATAAGCTGTCCCGCTTCCACCGGAGCGCCGGCCTCGGAGCCGATGGACGCTCCAGTTCGCCGATCTCGCACTCGGAGAGCACGACGTTCGTGCAGTCACTGCAGCCGTATCATAATCCCACTTTGCCGCCGTATCCGCGGCCTTCGGTGGTGCAGCCGCTGGCCCAGCTGCGCCAGCCCTTCACTCTAGGATCACCGCCAGGATCGGCGGGTCTGGGCGGTggagtgggcggcggtggagtGATGGGCTCTGGCGTTAGTTCCGGCGGTCATGGAGTCGGTGTTGGTGTAGGCAGCAATAGCCAACGGCAGCGACAACGCCTCTCCTCGCTGTCAGACGATAGCGGCAAACCACTGAGTGTCTGCTCCATCTTCGCCAAGTCGCGCTCCTGGCTGCTGGAGCCACCAATGGCGACGCGAGAGCAGCCGCATCGTGTCCAGCGCAAGGCGGTGGACTCGCTCTTCGTGATGGCCGGCCACGGGGCGCTCATCCAGTACGATCTGGACACGAAGCTAGCCTCAC ATGTTGCCAAAGAGAAGATTTGTGATGACACGCCCATCGAGCTGGAGGTTGAGGCCCGCGCCCAGTGGAATCTGGGACGGCGCAAGGATGGATCTCAAGAAATCGCACCACCACTGGGGCTGGACAATTGGCTGATTAAGGATCGCCATGCCAGCCTGCTGTTGGACAGCGCCCATCAATTCGACGATCAGGACGAGCGAACCGAAAGCTGGTTGGCCCAGGTGGAGATCATCACGCACGCTGGTCCCCACCGCCGGCTGTGGATGGGGCCGCAGTTCGTCTTCAAGAACTACAATACGCCCAGCGG TTCCAATCTGAACCACGTCGATGCAGAGGCTGTGGAAATTGGCGTGACCAAGACGACGACCACCACGTTGCCCTCGACGGCGGCTTCATCTGCCTTGGGATTGGGTACGGTGGGAGGCAAGGATCGGTCCAGTCCGCTCAATATGCCCCTAAGTGCAGCCACATCGGTGGGAGGAGCTGGTATTGGCAGTTCGGCGGTCACAGGACGCAGCGGTGCCGGTGTACCGGTTCTCATCGAATCCGGGTCGTACA GCAGCATTGAGCAGAGTCCCAAGTTGATGGATCGCTTCCGACATGGTCACTTGGATTCGGATTATGGACACGGCGATACACGCCTGAAGGAGGATTTGGCGGATGCCATGCGAGAATCGCCATCAACGGCAGCAGCTCGACGTGAGACTACCG CTGCAACTGTTGATCAGGCAGCTCCCCCGTGTGGCGATCACCTGGCTACCGGTGCCTCGCCAGCTTCAGCGGATCTCCTGGCTGCCGGCGCCGGAGGAAGTGCTTCCTCGAATTGTGATAATGCCTGCTATTACGATGCACTCGCCGAGCACGAGAGTCTCAATGATCTGGACGAGGTGGTGGAGGATCAGCATCCAGATGCAGAGACGCATTTGCACTCAATGGACTCCATTTCAGCTCTGGCATCCGTACTTCCCAACATCTGTAGCTATTCGCGTGTGGAGAAAATGGTCAATCCGCTGGGCACTGTGACGGATCTAAATGCTGGCATCTCCGGTGAACTGCAGACGGATATGCTGGACGAGGTGGTCGGCCAACTGGCCGCCGAGGATACGGTCATCCATGAGAATTGCGATGAGGCTCTGTTCCGGCCAGTGGTGGCCATCTTTTGCAGTGATCCGGCTGAGAGACAAAAGCTCCTTCAAAAGGATCAGCAGACGGAAGAAGCGACAGCATCGGAACTGGAACGCGAACAGGCCAGTTGCCAACCGCCCGTTGTGTTGGTCAATAAGTTGGTTGTACCGGTGATTGCCAAGGAGGTGGACGAGGTGCTTGTCCAGAAGGAGAAGCAAAAGTCCCAGAAGCAATCGCACaaggcacagcagcagcagcagcagcaacaacaacaacagaaaacCCTAAGATCCCTGGCTGCCGCCGAGGATGCGGCACAGGCGCAGAAATTCGCAGAGCTTTCAAATCTCAACAAGCCCAagggcaacagcaacaacaataaaactgCCAGCCAGAAGAGTGGTAGTGGAACGTCCGAGGATgaggccaccaccaccatcacacTCGCCAAATCAGCGAAGAAGGCCAAGAATAACAAGCAAAAGACCAGCGCAAAAGTCAGCGAAAAGAAGCCAGAGCAGACGAATCTGGACGAGAAGAAGGTTTCTGTCGAGAAAGAGGAAAACGAAGAGAGGGCTTTACCGGTGGTCAAGGAAACCACCAACAAGGAGGATTCGGATGCAGAGTCTGATCATGCAGATAGTCTGCTagccaacaaaagcagcaTTGCGGCCGTTATGGTGAGCAGTGCCAGTGCCCAGGGATTAAGTTTGCACGTGGAGATGAGTGCGCCGGATGCGGAGCAAGACGAAGATGAAGAGATAGAAGAGCTCGAGGAGGAGCCACCCAAAACAATATCTAAAGACAACAAGAAGAAGCAAAAACCAGGAGATGCAGTAGCAACCATGACAATCgacaaggagaaggaaaaAGCCAAGGAGAAGGAGCTGAAGCTAAAGGAGAAAGAACGGGAAGCCAAGCTTCaggagaaagaaaaagaagaaaggcTTAAACAGAAGGAAAGAGAAGAGAACCTTAGGATGGAACGAGAGGAAAAGCTTAAGGAAGAGAAGATCAAGGAGAAGGAACGAGAGGAGAAGTTGAAAGAAGAAAAGATCAAGGAGAAGCAAAGAGAGGAAAAACTAAAGGAGGAGAAGCTTAAGGAAAAGGAACGAGAAGAAAGGATCAAGGAAAAAGAGCGCGAAGAAAAGGCTAAGGAGAAGCAACGAGAAGAAAAGCTAAGGGAGGAAAAGATCAAGGAAAAGGAGAGGGAGGAAAAACTCAAGGAGAAGCTAAGGGTAGAGAAGGAGAATGAGAAAGAAGAAAAGCTCCGAAAAGAGCGTGAAgaaaaaatgaaggaaaagGAACGAGAAGAGAAAAACAAGGAGAGGGAGCGAGCTGAAAAGATCAAGGAGAAGGAACGAGAAGAAAAGCTAAAGAAAGAAAAGGAAGAAAAGCTCAAGGAGAAGGAAGAGCTGCTCAAgaaaaaggagaaggaggaaAAGGAGAGAGAAGAAAAGCTCAAGGAAAAGGAAAGGCAAGAGAAGCTCAAGGAGAAAGAACGGGAAGAGAAGCTCAAAAAGGAAACGGAAGAGAGACAACGAGAAAAGGAAAGGGAGGAGAAGctaaaagagaaagagagggctgAAAAGCTTAAAGACCTGGAAAAAGAAGCAAAGCTAAAGGAAAAGGAAGAACAGCtcaaggagaaggaaaaggaggtTAAACtcaaggagaagaaggagaaaGACAAGgtcaaggagaaggagaagtcCCTAGAAAGCGAAAAGCTCCTCATCTCGGCAACCGTTAGCAATCCATGGAGGCGAGTCGTCGAGGATGCTCCACCCAAACTGCCTGCGGTTCAGGACTATCCCAGTCTTGGCAAGAAACCCACTAAAGCGAGTCCGGAGACGAAGCGGGATGAAAAACTGCTGCCTGGACTGACTACTCCCCCCAAAGAGGTGAACGACACCTTTGAGGACTTCTTGAGCGGCTTAAAGCCACTGGAGGCCTTGCCACCTCTTCCTGCTCTCGAACCCCTGGAGGTTAAGGAGGACTCGAAAAAGGAAACTGTCAGTCTAATCAACTTTGAAAGTCCGTTGCAGGAGACAGCATCCATACCGCGGAAGATTTCCCCACCGCCACGTGGTTTCACCGAACAGAATTTGATCCTCGCCTTGTGCGGTTCCCTGCACTATGAAAATGAACAGGAACGTATCCGGGAAACGGAGGCAGAGGTGCAGCCTGAGGTGGTAACTACACCGGAACCGGTATACATTACCCTGGATACGATGGTCCTGCAGAAATCCACCTCTACATCGAATAACTCATCCGGATCTGAGGAGATTGTCGTCATGGAGGAACCCGTAAAGAAGCTGAGCAAGAAGCACAAGCGACTGAAGCAGctccaactgcagcagcagcagcagcaaagggAGCGGGAACCGGACGACGAGGAGCTGCGTCCCCTGATCAGCATCAGCATGTGCGATTCCCAGCTGGACGTGCCGGATATA